A single region of the Tigriopus californicus strain San Diego chromosome 8, Tcal_SD_v2.1, whole genome shotgun sequence genome encodes:
- the LOC131885089 gene encoding uncharacterized protein LOC131885089 has protein sequence MKYFLVLFVCVAAAKPQFGYVGSLSGVPYGYATHGLNRYAAAHDYGYTGYVGPQADAHNVNAQAAPFGVKRIPVGSSSFDSIALQYAGVHGYLNNGPMAHSNVGFVPVDEPAVQAAKAEQVTSKALA, from the exons ATGAAATACTTCTTG GTCTTATTCGTTTGTGTGGCAGCTGCCAAACCGCAGTTCGGTTACGTTGGCTCTCTGTCTGGTGTGCCCTATGGTTATGCAACCCATGGTTTGAACAGATACGCCGCAGCCCATGATTACGGTTACACCGGTTACGTTGGCCCACAAGCTGATGCCCATAATGTCAACGCCCAGGCCGCCCCCTTCGGCGTAAAGCGAATCCCAGTTGGCTCTTCCAGTTTTGACAGCATTGCCCTGCAATATGCGGGTGTTCATGGATACCTTAACAACGGTCCCATGGCTCACTCCAACGTTGGCTTCGTCCCCGTTGATGAGCCCGCTGTCCAAGCCGCCAAGGCCGAGCAAGTCACCTCCAAGGCTCTTGCTTAA